A stretch of Paludisphaera borealis DNA encodes these proteins:
- a CDS encoding HAD family hydrolase: MSRPRFRILALDVDGTLLDRFGALRTTTADAVTRAARAGIRPILCTGRRYRRARPIAELLGLDAPIVCNSGAIVKSPADHGTLWRADFEPSLAHALLDLFHAHDQLIVAFNDRRPDQADFRVSRHPSGRPLYDDYVDRNRAHAEAASDWTAEPLFHICAIGSRDDMLVFERIVLDAYSDQVRTFVQRSPQYKGTMCEVVRRDAGKWAAVLHVAELWGVAPEEICAVGDDVNDVSMIEGAGLGVAMGHAPPDVLAVADHVTGDHDGDGVAMLIERLLAGGVGPGRAVPEDSS, translated from the coding sequence ATGAGCCGTCCTCGATTCCGCATCCTGGCCCTGGACGTCGACGGCACCTTGCTCGACCGCTTCGGCGCGCTGCGGACGACCACGGCCGACGCCGTGACGCGCGCGGCGAGGGCCGGGATCAGGCCGATCCTCTGCACCGGCCGACGCTACCGGCGGGCGCGGCCGATCGCCGAACTGCTCGGCCTCGACGCGCCGATCGTTTGCAACTCTGGCGCGATCGTCAAGAGCCCGGCCGACCACGGCACGCTCTGGCGGGCCGATTTCGAGCCGTCGCTGGCCCACGCCTTGCTCGACCTGTTCCACGCCCACGACCAGTTGATCGTCGCGTTCAACGACCGCCGTCCGGATCAGGCCGACTTCCGAGTCTCGCGGCACCCCTCCGGCCGGCCGCTGTACGACGACTACGTCGACCGCAACCGCGCCCACGCCGAGGCCGCCTCCGACTGGACCGCCGAGCCGCTGTTCCACATATGCGCCATCGGATCACGTGACGACATGCTTGTGTTCGAGCGGATCGTGCTCGACGCCTATTCCGACCAGGTCCGCACGTTCGTCCAGCGCAGCCCCCAGTACAAGGGGACGATGTGCGAGGTGGTCCGTCGCGACGCCGGCAAGTGGGCGGCGGTGCTTCACGTCGCCGAACTGTGGGGCGTCGCTCCCGAGGAGATCTGCGCCGTGGGGGACGACGTCAACGACGTGTCGATGATCGAGGGCGCCGGCCTGGGAGTCGCGATGGGCCACGCCCCGCCCGACGTCCTCGCCGTCGCCGACCACGTCACCGGCGACCACGACGGGGACGGCGTCGCGATGCTGATCGAGCGGCTGCTGGCGGGCGGAGTCGGGCCTGGCAGGGCCGTCCCTGAAGACTCTTCGTGA
- the lhgO gene encoding L-2-hydroxyglutarate oxidase — MISTDVAIIGGGIVGLATAYQLNKALPQRRVVVLEKEAEVGLHQTGHNSGVLHSGIYYKPGSLKSTNCREGKKLMEAFCEAEGIAYEICGKVIVAIDEADLPALDRIYERGQANGVVCEVIGRERLAELEPHAAGIKAIHVPEAGIVDYKQVCRRLAERIREAGGQVLTSARATKIERKGDKVVITTAAGEVEASQVVNCAGLYSDRVTALGGQKPDAKIIPFRGEYFELKPEAEHLCKNLIYPVPDPAFPFLGVHFTRMIEGGVECGPNAVLAFGREGYRKTDFNLADMADTLSYAGFLKLAAKYWKTGLGEMWRSASKKAFVRALSRLVPEIRAEHLKPAPAGIRAQAVTPDGAMVDDFLIQEADRIVNVNNAPSPAATASLNIGKTIAERLVPRLS, encoded by the coding sequence TTGATATCAACCGATGTCGCTATAATCGGCGGCGGGATCGTCGGGCTCGCGACGGCCTACCAGCTCAATAAAGCCCTCCCGCAACGTCGCGTGGTGGTGCTCGAAAAAGAGGCCGAGGTGGGCCTCCATCAGACGGGTCACAACTCGGGCGTGCTCCACTCGGGGATCTACTACAAGCCCGGCTCGCTCAAGTCGACCAACTGCCGCGAGGGCAAGAAGTTGATGGAGGCGTTCTGCGAGGCGGAGGGGATCGCTTATGAGATCTGCGGCAAGGTCATCGTGGCGATCGACGAGGCCGACCTGCCGGCCCTCGACCGGATCTACGAGCGCGGGCAGGCCAACGGCGTCGTCTGCGAGGTGATCGGCCGGGAACGGCTGGCCGAGCTGGAGCCGCACGCGGCGGGGATCAAGGCGATCCACGTCCCCGAGGCCGGCATCGTCGACTACAAGCAGGTCTGCCGACGCCTGGCCGAACGCATCCGCGAGGCCGGCGGCCAGGTCCTCACGTCGGCCAGGGCGACCAAGATCGAGCGCAAGGGGGACAAGGTCGTGATCACGACCGCCGCCGGCGAGGTCGAGGCCAGCCAGGTCGTCAACTGCGCGGGGCTCTACTCCGACCGCGTCACGGCGCTCGGCGGCCAAAAGCCCGACGCCAAGATCATCCCGTTCCGCGGCGAGTACTTCGAGCTGAAGCCCGAGGCCGAGCACCTCTGCAAGAACCTGATCTACCCGGTGCCCGACCCGGCCTTCCCGTTCCTCGGCGTCCACTTCACCCGGATGATCGAGGGGGGGGTCGAGTGCGGGCCCAACGCCGTGCTGGCCTTCGGCCGCGAGGGCTATCGCAAGACCGACTTCAACCTGGCCGACATGGCCGACACCCTCAGCTACGCCGGCTTCCTCAAGCTGGCCGCCAAGTACTGGAAGACCGGACTGGGCGAGATGTGGCGGTCGGCGAGCAAGAAGGCGTTCGTCCGGGCCCTGTCGCGGCTCGTCCCCGAGATCCGGGCCGAGCACCTGAAGCCCGCGCCGGCCGGCATCCGGGCGCAGGCCGTGACGCCCGACGGCGCGATGGTCGACGACTTCCTGATCCAGGAGGCCGACCGGATCGTCAACGTCAACAACGCCCCGTCGCCCGCCGCGACGGCCTCGCTCAACATCGGCAAGACCATCGCCGAGCGACTGGTCCCGCGCCTGAGCTGA
- a CDS encoding IS110 family transposase, which translates to MDIVHDRCAGLDVHKKTVVACVRHINPDGSVASVVHTFGTMTADLLALADWLDAHGVREVAMESTGVYWKPIFHILEGRFDVMLVNAGRLKQVPGRKTDVKDAEWIAQLLQHGLLSPSFIPKPEIRELRDLTRQRTELVRDRAAVANRLQKTLEDANVKLGSVASDVLGASGRAMIRAIIDGQDDPEKLADLAKQRLRGKIPELRRALLGRVTDHHRFVLRLLTDQIDALERLIERLDERIDEAMRPFDEAAGRLQGIPGVGDRAAEVIVGEIGPDVESFPTAGHLCSWAGLCPGNDQSAGKRRSGKTTKGSPWLRSLLVQSAWSASHAKNTAFSICYRRWVPRLGKKKALIAVAHKILVVIWHLLKNGADYRERQLPAPAA; encoded by the coding sequence ATGGACATCGTTCACGATCGCTGCGCCGGGCTCGACGTCCACAAGAAGACCGTCGTCGCCTGCGTCCGCCACATCAACCCCGACGGCTCGGTCGCCTCGGTGGTCCACACCTTCGGCACGATGACCGCGGACTTGCTGGCCCTGGCCGACTGGCTCGACGCCCACGGCGTCCGCGAGGTCGCCATGGAGAGCACGGGCGTCTACTGGAAGCCGATCTTCCACATCCTGGAAGGGCGATTCGACGTGATGCTGGTCAACGCCGGGCGGCTCAAGCAGGTCCCCGGCCGCAAGACCGACGTCAAGGACGCCGAGTGGATCGCCCAGTTGCTCCAGCACGGCCTGCTGTCGCCCAGCTTCATCCCCAAGCCGGAGATCCGCGAGCTTCGCGACCTGACCCGGCAGCGCACCGAGTTGGTCCGCGACCGCGCCGCGGTGGCCAATCGCCTCCAGAAGACGCTGGAGGACGCCAACGTCAAGCTGGGGTCGGTGGCCAGCGACGTCCTGGGGGCCTCGGGGCGCGCCATGATCCGGGCGATCATCGACGGCCAGGACGACCCGGAGAAGCTGGCCGATCTGGCCAAGCAGCGGCTCCGGGGCAAGATCCCCGAGCTGAGGCGGGCGCTGTTGGGCCGGGTCACCGACCACCACCGCTTCGTGCTCCGGCTGCTGACGGATCAGATCGACGCGTTGGAACGCCTGATCGAGCGGCTGGACGAGCGGATCGACGAGGCCATGAGGCCGTTCGACGAGGCGGCGGGCCGGCTCCAGGGGATCCCCGGAGTGGGGGATCGGGCGGCGGAGGTGATCGTGGGGGAGATCGGGCCGGACGTGGAGTCGTTCCCGACCGCGGGCCACCTCTGCTCCTGGGCGGGGCTGTGCCCGGGCAACGACCAAAGCGCCGGCAAACGCCGCAGCGGCAAGACGACCAAGGGGAGTCCGTGGCTGCGTTCGCTCCTGGTGCAGTCGGCGTGGTCGGCCAGCCACGCCAAGAACACCGCCTTCAGCATCTGCTACCGTCGATGGGTCCCACGACTCGGGAAAAAGAAGGCTCTGATCGCCGTGGCGCACAAGATCCTGGTGGTGATCTGGCACCTGCTCAAGAACGGGGCCGACTACCGCGAACGCCAACTACCAGCCCCTGCAGCCTGA
- a CDS encoding Nramp family divalent metal transporter has translation MVVVEGAKVDRRSLEEVHGSVDVPSEVGRGGRFRRLFAFMGPAYLVSVGYMDPGNWATDLEGGARFGYALLWVLLMSNIMAVLLQTLAARLGVVTGHDLAQACRAEYSPRVNRVLWLLAEVAIAATDLAEILGTIIALKLLFGMPLLWGCLVTAFDTFLLLYLQRWGMRKMEAVILVLVATIGGCFLVQVFLARPDMAAMAVGLRPTLPPGSLFVAIGILGATVMPHNLYLHSALVQSRRIGKDEASRRSACKFYLIDSAIALNAAFFVNAAILVVSAATFHSGGMQDVASIEKAYELLPSFLGASAPILFGIALLCAGQSSTLTGTLAGQIVMEGYLHLKIAPWLRRLITRMLALIPAVVVISLTGEESTQELLVLSQVILSLQLSFAVIPLIHFTSNRRNMGVFATPWWGKILAWTVAAIIVGLNGYLVVDQIKGWIEAAADSGIHYGPIPLSWLAAIGLIGGAGSVAGLLVWVLIKPLVRPSPAWSPPGRVVIDWDEALRPRPLSRIGVALEHKPGDSEILNRAISLAQADPGRRELVLLHVVDTAMTVVHGALTADLETGADADYLDDLVRALHEKGFRARSALLHGTDPAGRLIEHLRNEPVDLLVVGSHGHGLLRDLLYGQTVDRVRHRLEIPMLIARPDRSTPLSGDS, from the coding sequence ATGGTGGTGGTCGAGGGCGCTAAGGTGGATCGTCGGTCGTTGGAGGAGGTGCACGGGTCGGTCGACGTTCCGTCCGAGGTGGGGCGTGGGGGGCGGTTTCGCCGGCTGTTCGCCTTCATGGGACCGGCCTATCTGGTGAGCGTCGGCTACATGGACCCGGGCAACTGGGCGACCGACCTGGAGGGGGGCGCGCGGTTCGGGTATGCGCTGCTCTGGGTCTTGTTGATGTCGAACATCATGGCGGTGCTGCTCCAGACCTTGGCGGCTCGGCTGGGGGTGGTGACCGGCCACGACCTGGCGCAGGCGTGTCGGGCCGAGTATTCGCCGAGGGTCAACCGGGTGCTCTGGTTGCTGGCCGAGGTCGCGATCGCGGCGACCGATCTGGCCGAGATCCTGGGGACGATCATCGCGCTCAAGCTGCTGTTCGGGATGCCCCTGCTCTGGGGATGCCTGGTCACAGCGTTCGACACCTTCCTCCTGCTCTACCTCCAGCGGTGGGGGATGCGGAAGATGGAAGCCGTGATCCTGGTGCTGGTGGCGACGATCGGCGGCTGCTTCCTGGTCCAGGTCTTCCTGGCCCGGCCCGACATGGCGGCGATGGCCGTCGGCTTGCGGCCGACCTTGCCGCCGGGATCGTTGTTCGTGGCGATCGGGATCTTGGGGGCGACGGTCATGCCCCACAACCTTTATCTCCACTCGGCGCTGGTGCAGTCGCGGCGGATCGGCAAGGACGAGGCGAGCCGGAGGTCGGCCTGCAAGTTCTACCTGATCGATTCGGCGATCGCGCTGAACGCGGCCTTCTTCGTGAACGCGGCGATCCTCGTCGTGAGCGCGGCGACCTTCCACAGCGGGGGGATGCAGGACGTCGCCTCGATCGAGAAGGCGTATGAGCTGCTCCCCTCGTTCCTGGGGGCGTCGGCCCCGATCCTGTTCGGCATCGCCCTGTTGTGCGCGGGGCAGAGTTCGACCCTGACGGGGACCTTGGCCGGGCAGATCGTGATGGAAGGCTATCTGCATCTCAAGATCGCCCCCTGGCTGCGACGGCTCATCACCCGGATGCTCGCCTTGATCCCGGCCGTCGTGGTGATCTCCCTGACCGGCGAGGAGTCGACGCAGGAACTCCTGGTGCTCAGCCAGGTGATCCTCAGCTTGCAGCTCTCGTTCGCGGTCATTCCGTTGATTCACTTCACGTCGAACCGCCGCAACATGGGGGTCTTCGCGACTCCTTGGTGGGGGAAGATCCTCGCCTGGACCGTGGCGGCGATCATCGTGGGGCTCAACGGCTACCTCGTCGTTGATCAGATCAAGGGCTGGATCGAGGCGGCGGCCGACTCGGGAATCCATTACGGTCCGATCCCGCTGTCCTGGCTGGCGGCGATCGGCCTGATCGGGGGCGCGGGGAGCGTCGCCGGGCTGCTGGTCTGGGTTCTGATCAAGCCGCTGGTCCGGCCGTCGCCCGCGTGGTCGCCCCCCGGGCGCGTGGTAATCGACTGGGACGAGGCGCTCCGGCCCCGCCCGCTTTCACGGATCGGCGTGGCGCTCGAGCACAAGCCGGGCGACTCCGAGATCCTCAACCGGGCGATCAGCCTGGCCCAGGCTGATCCCGGCCGCCGCGAGCTGGTCTTGCTGCACGTCGTCGACACCGCCATGACGGTCGTCCACGGCGCGTTGACGGCCGACCTGGAGACGGGCGCCGACGCCGACTACCTCGACGATCTCGTCCGGGCCCTGCACGAGAAAGGCTTCCGCGCGCGCTCCGCCCTGCTCCACGGGACCGACCCCGCCGGCCGCCTCATCGAACATCTACGCAACGAACCCGTCGACCTGCTGGTCGTCGGCTCGCACGGCCACGGCCTGTTGCGCGACCTGCTGTACGGCCAGACCGTCGACCGGGTCCGCCACCGCCTCGAAATCCCCATGCTCATCGCGCGGCCCGACCGCTCGACGCCCCTTTCGGGCGACTCCTGA
- a CDS encoding DUF1559 domain-containing protein codes for MSPNPRRGFTLIELLVVIAIIAVLIALLLPAVQSAREAARRAQCVNNLKQMGLAAHNFESTNGSFPPGFGQTPTINVPLYPRPTPAVQVLQFLENSNLYNTFNFQFNLNGISNNKTNDANYTAGTQIISAYICPSDSSDVKLFGILGYNNYFASIGATACAELGQPPAGYAANKTEVNAGLAGVFNVTLDYSSPQTLNGANNPDYLKATGKGTIASITDGTSNTSLFSEVTRSIANANTAGEVPANSYLNVFGISADSFTTSVLPPTDLCLAGTRLKYRGQQYYRGIAPTAFFSHTQTPNPQTYDCANSSDFICAHIAARSNHSGGVNVVFADGSVRFVKNSINPMSWRALGTRAGGEVVSADAY; via the coding sequence ATGTCGCCGAACCCGCGTCGCGGCTTCACGCTCATCGAATTGCTGGTCGTCATCGCGATCATCGCCGTTTTAATCGCGCTTCTGCTGCCGGCGGTCCAGTCGGCGCGCGAGGCGGCCCGCCGCGCGCAGTGCGTCAACAACCTCAAGCAGATGGGACTGGCCGCGCACAACTTCGAGTCGACCAACGGCTCGTTCCCGCCGGGGTTCGGCCAGACGCCGACCATCAACGTCCCGCTCTACCCGCGCCCGACGCCTGCGGTGCAGGTGCTCCAGTTCCTTGAGAACTCGAACCTGTACAACACGTTCAACTTCCAGTTCAACCTCAACGGAATCTCCAACAACAAGACCAACGACGCCAACTACACCGCCGGGACCCAGATCATCTCGGCCTACATCTGCCCGTCCGACTCCAGCGACGTGAAACTGTTCGGCATCCTCGGCTACAACAACTACTTCGCCTCCATCGGAGCCACGGCGTGCGCCGAGCTGGGGCAGCCGCCGGCGGGCTACGCGGCCAACAAGACCGAGGTGAACGCGGGCCTGGCCGGCGTCTTCAACGTCACGCTCGATTACAGCTCGCCGCAGACCCTCAACGGCGCCAACAATCCGGATTACCTCAAGGCGACCGGCAAGGGGACCATCGCCTCGATCACCGACGGCACGAGCAACACGAGCTTGTTCTCCGAGGTCACCCGCTCGATCGCCAACGCCAACACGGCTGGCGAGGTCCCCGCGAACAGCTACCTGAACGTCTTCGGGATCTCGGCGGACAGCTTCACGACGAGCGTGCTGCCGCCGACCGACCTCTGCCTCGCCGGCACCCGGCTCAAGTACCGCGGCCAGCAGTATTATCGAGGCATCGCTCCGACGGCGTTCTTCTCGCACACGCAGACGCCCAACCCGCAGACCTACGACTGCGCCAATTCCAGCGATTTCATCTGCGCCCACATCGCGGCCCGAAGCAACCACTCCGGCGGCGTCAACGTCGTGTTCGCCGACGGCTCGGTCCGGTTCGTCAAGAACTCGATCAATCCGATGAGCTGGCGGGCGCTCGGCACCCGCGCCGGCGGCGAAGTCGTGAGCGCCGACGCGTATTGA
- a CDS encoding endonuclease/exonuclease/phosphatase family protein: MNKRGWTLALCLLAHAAAPAFAAEPTRIRVLSYNIHHGEGMDGKLDLERIAKVILSVDPHVVALQEVDRGVKRTEGVDEPGELGRLTKMTPIFERNIVFQGGDYGNAVLTRLPVTGHRNIPVPSHYVGEQRGVLTVDLTAPDARKTPFRFMATHIDYRTSDAERLDSVKRIEEVAREQPNLPTLLVGDLNSMPDSRVMKAFGENWTRTDSTSLPTYPADKPNSQIDYVLVRPAPRWKVVETRVLDEPVASDHRPLLVVLELVD, encoded by the coding sequence ATGAACAAACGTGGATGGACGCTCGCCCTCTGCTTGCTCGCTCACGCCGCCGCGCCGGCCTTCGCCGCCGAGCCGACCCGGATTCGAGTGCTCAGCTACAACATCCACCACGGCGAGGGGATGGACGGCAAACTCGACCTGGAGCGGATCGCCAAGGTGATCTTATCGGTCGATCCGCATGTCGTCGCGCTTCAGGAGGTCGATCGCGGCGTCAAGCGGACCGAAGGGGTGGACGAGCCCGGCGAGCTGGGCCGACTGACGAAGATGACGCCGATCTTCGAGCGGAACATCGTTTTCCAGGGGGGCGATTACGGCAACGCCGTGCTGACCCGCCTGCCCGTGACCGGCCACCGCAACATCCCGGTCCCGTCACATTACGTCGGCGAACAGCGCGGCGTGCTCACGGTCGACCTGACCGCTCCCGACGCCCGCAAGACGCCGTTCCGGTTCATGGCGACGCACATCGACTACCGCACGTCGGACGCCGAACGCCTCGATTCGGTCAAGCGGATCGAGGAAGTCGCGCGCGAGCAGCCGAACCTCCCCACGCTGCTCGTCGGCGACCTCAACTCGATGCCAGACAGCCGCGTGATGAAGGCGTTCGGCGAGAATTGGACCCGCACCGATTCGACCTCGCTGCCGACCTACCCCGCCGACAAGCCGAACAGCCAGATCGACTACGTCCTGGTCCGCCCCGCCCCCCGCTGGAAGGTCGTCGAAACCCGCGTCCTCGACGAGCCCGTCGCCTCCGACCACCGCCCGCTGCTGGTCGTCCTCGAACTCGTCGACTGA
- a CDS encoding S1C family serine protease encodes MEYDQPSFRGTIISHVAAVGLTLLLTALLFSVRFERPQPPPRIPSIGVANPTPAPAPAPAPSPIEEAELDAFDAAAPVVALASPPSEDALKELDPEERQNVVVYAAVNKSVVNITTEAENQGFFGEETSTGTGSGFVTDKRGHILTNFHVVQGADTVRATLFDGSAHAAKVVGVDASNDVALLQIDAPADKLIPVTFGDSSRLLVGQKIMAIGNPFGLERTLTTGIVSSLDRSLKAKNGRMIRGIIQTDAAINPGNSGGPLLNTKGQVIGMNTAIISPVGQSAGVSFAVPINSIARILQPLIEHGRVVRADLGVTRFYATDEGLLVLALAEGGPAEQAGIRPIQVKVERVGPGFVRRSLDPDSADLIVAVDHKRVKTLDELMTEVEKHQPGQSARITVVRDGKPMDVVVQLGKS; translated from the coding sequence ATGGAGTACGACCAGCCGTCCTTCCGCGGAACGATCATCAGCCATGTGGCGGCCGTCGGGCTCACCCTGCTCCTCACCGCTCTGCTGTTCAGCGTCCGATTCGAACGGCCCCAACCCCCGCCCCGCATCCCCTCGATCGGCGTCGCGAATCCGACCCCCGCTCCTGCCCCCGCCCCCGCTCCCTCGCCCATCGAGGAGGCGGAGCTTGATGCGTTCGACGCCGCGGCCCCCGTCGTCGCCCTGGCGTCTCCGCCGTCGGAGGATGCGCTCAAAGAGCTTGACCCGGAGGAGCGGCAGAACGTCGTCGTGTACGCGGCGGTCAACAAGAGCGTGGTCAACATCACGACCGAGGCCGAGAACCAGGGGTTCTTCGGCGAGGAGACCTCGACGGGCACGGGATCGGGCTTCGTGACCGACAAGCGGGGGCACATCCTGACCAACTTCCACGTCGTCCAGGGGGCCGACACGGTTCGCGCCACGCTGTTCGACGGCTCGGCCCATGCCGCCAAGGTCGTCGGCGTCGACGCCTCCAACGACGTCGCCCTGCTGCAAATCGACGCCCCCGCCGACAAGCTGATTCCGGTCACCTTCGGCGACTCGTCGAGGCTGCTGGTCGGGCAGAAGATCATGGCGATCGGCAACCCCTTCGGCCTGGAACGGACGCTTACCACGGGGATCGTCAGCAGCCTCGACCGGTCGCTCAAGGCCAAGAACGGGCGGATGATCCGGGGCATCATCCAGACCGACGCGGCGATCAACCCCGGCAATTCGGGGGGGCCGCTGCTGAACACCAAGGGCCAGGTGATCGGCATGAACACGGCGATCATCAGCCCGGTCGGCCAGTCGGCGGGGGTCAGCTTCGCGGTGCCGATCAACTCCATCGCTCGCATTCTCCAGCCGCTGATTGAGCACGGCCGCGTGGTCCGCGCCGACCTGGGCGTCACGCGGTTCTACGCCACCGACGAGGGCCTTTTGGTCCTGGCCCTCGCCGAGGGGGGGCCGGCCGAACAGGCGGGAATCCGGCCGATCCAGGTCAAGGTCGAGCGCGTCGGGCCCGGCTTCGTGCGGCGGTCGCTCGATCCCGACTCGGCCGACCTGATCGTCGCCGTCGACCACAAGCGGGTGAAGACGCTCGACGAGCTGATGACCGAGGTCGAGAAGCACCAGCCCGGCCAGTCCGCCCGGATCACCGTGGTCCGCGACGGCAAGCCGATGGACGTCGTGGTGCAGCTCGGCAAGTCGTGA
- a CDS encoding NUDIX hydrolase: MTNDDAESNASWSRVDGGTHDRTIEENWLFRLRKERFRSRASGLTHDFFVMHLADAVHAIALTPENEILCVRQFRAGSGRDSLEVPGGLIDPGEDPCEAGARELLEETGYAGDPPELIGSLWSNPSIVTSRTSTIVVRNVRKIAEPKLDHTEELTVERVPAADLLGLIEMGRIDHALVVAGLLWWLSKEPPAR; encoded by the coding sequence GTGACGAACGACGACGCCGAATCGAACGCCTCGTGGTCCCGCGTGGACGGCGGAACGCATGACCGGACGATCGAGGAGAACTGGCTGTTCCGGCTTCGCAAGGAGCGGTTCCGGTCGCGCGCGTCGGGCCTGACGCATGATTTCTTCGTTATGCATCTAGCCGACGCGGTTCACGCGATCGCGCTGACGCCCGAGAACGAAATCCTCTGCGTGCGGCAGTTCCGGGCCGGTTCGGGGCGCGACAGTCTCGAAGTCCCCGGCGGGCTGATCGATCCCGGAGAAGACCCGTGCGAGGCCGGCGCCCGCGAGCTGCTGGAGGAGACCGGTTACGCCGGCGACCCTCCCGAGCTGATCGGCTCGCTCTGGTCGAACCCCTCGATCGTCACGTCGCGGACGAGCACGATCGTCGTCCGCAACGTCCGCAAGATCGCCGAGCCGAAGCTCGACCACACCGAGGAGCTGACCGTCGAGCGCGTGCCCGCCGCCGACCTCCTCGGCTTGATTGAAATGGGACGCATCGACCACGCCCTGGTCGTCGCGGGCCTGCTCTGGTGGCTGTCGAAAGAGCCGCCGGCTCGCTGA
- a CDS encoding lactate racemase domain-containing protein, with protein MNLPNLARVRQQIPQPRVEDLAGTVRRLILESRIRDRVPAGGTVAVGVGSRGVNRIAVIARETVQTLQEMGFKPFIVAAMGSHGGATAEGQAELLASYDVTAESMGVPVKTDMDTVVLGTNPVGLPIYFDRNAYQADGIVLLNRVKPHTDFVATYESGVVKMLTIGLGKRDGASQVHKLGLRGLKEVLPAVGRFLVENTKFALGLAIIENARDETAEIVPLEPETVFDQEPALLDKARALMGRLPFDQIDLLVVGELGKNYSGAGMDPNVIGRLMVETQNDFDRPVVTRLVVLDVSDESHGNIVGVGFADLTTERLVSRVDQEALRINTLTSCCLERSRIPITLPTDREVIEKGIDTCWRIDPAEARIVVIPNTLEVEELWVSKPLEAEVEANASLKRETEYLPMPISADGTLDRAGMFPHSVCGRRTHANRAT; from the coding sequence ATGAACCTCCCCAACCTCGCCCGCGTCCGACAGCAGATCCCCCAGCCCCGCGTGGAAGACCTCGCGGGGACGGTCCGCCGGCTGATCCTCGAAAGCCGGATTCGCGACCGCGTGCCGGCCGGCGGGACGGTCGCGGTGGGGGTCGGCAGCCGGGGCGTCAACCGGATCGCCGTGATCGCCAGGGAGACCGTCCAGACGCTCCAGGAGATGGGCTTCAAACCGTTCATCGTCGCGGCGATGGGGAGCCACGGCGGCGCCACGGCCGAGGGCCAGGCCGAGCTGCTGGCCAGCTACGACGTCACCGCCGAGAGCATGGGCGTGCCGGTCAAGACCGACATGGACACCGTCGTGCTGGGGACCAACCCGGTCGGCCTGCCGATCTACTTCGACCGCAACGCCTACCAGGCCGACGGCATCGTGCTGCTCAACCGGGTCAAGCCGCACACCGACTTCGTCGCGACCTACGAGTCGGGCGTGGTCAAAATGCTCACGATCGGCCTGGGCAAGCGCGACGGCGCCAGCCAGGTCCACAAGCTGGGCCTCCGGGGGCTGAAGGAAGTGCTCCCCGCCGTCGGTCGGTTCCTGGTGGAGAACACCAAGTTCGCTCTCGGCCTGGCGATCATCGAGAACGCCCGCGACGAGACCGCCGAGATCGTCCCGCTGGAGCCCGAGACGGTCTTCGACCAGGAGCCCGCCCTGCTCGACAAGGCCCGGGCGCTGATGGGGAGGCTGCCGTTCGACCAGATCGACCTGCTGGTGGTCGGCGAGCTGGGCAAGAACTACTCGGGCGCCGGCATGGACCCAAACGTCATCGGCCGGCTGATGGTCGAGACTCAGAACGACTTCGACCGCCCCGTCGTGACGCGGTTGGTGGTCCTCGACGTCTCCGACGAGAGCCACGGCAACATCGTCGGCGTCGGCTTCGCCGATTTGACCACCGAGCGCCTGGTCTCGCGGGTCGATCAGGAGGCGCTCCGAATCAACACCCTGACCTCGTGCTGCCTCGAACGGTCGCGGATTCCGATCACCCTGCCCACCGACCGCGAGGTCATCGAAAAGGGCATCGACACCTGCTGGCGGATCGACCCCGCCGAGGCCCGGATCGTGGTGATCCCCAACACGCTCGAAGTCGAGGAGCTGTGGGTGTCGAAGCCGCTCGAAGCCGAGGTCGAGGCGAACGCGAGCCTGAAGCGCGAGACCGAGTATCTGCCCATGCCGATCTCGGCCGACGGGACGCTCGACCGGGCGGGGATGTTCCCACACAGCGTCTGCGGCCGACGGACCCATGCGAACCGGGCTACATGA